The following are from one region of the Corynebacterium hindlerae genome:
- a CDS encoding acyl-CoA dehydrogenase family protein: protein MPEQTLAPLVLDSAFATDVQAHASEVDRGVTPARYILEPLATAGHLARPELDHRAAVIRELARYDLSVGFTVWADLMALTYLEQSGTEYAERVALALRSGQRPGITAMASAFKEFAGAGNIELVAQETAGGFRINGTLAWASNLYPDALLVTAVKDENGKNYIVALDADAPGVELGKPFGLLGLNATASASVKFDNAFVPHSQVLSADFEEFMSAVRPTFVLLQVAECLGVAEAAITAAQGRLFGVNQSLASDVAATAQRVGKLVARHDGLVATGGTAVDLLELRLAAAEAAVDAAALEVRVAGGAGYARGSATSRRFREATFIPVQSPSEAQLRWELAQLKERSAA, encoded by the coding sequence ATGCCTGAACAGACCCTCGCGCCACTCGTACTCGACTCTGCCTTCGCCACCGATGTGCAGGCCCACGCCAGCGAAGTCGATCGTGGTGTCACGCCAGCCCGCTACATCCTGGAACCCCTCGCCACCGCAGGTCACCTAGCTCGCCCGGAACTTGACCATCGAGCAGCAGTGATCCGGGAACTAGCCCGCTACGATCTCTCCGTCGGGTTCACGGTGTGGGCGGACCTCATGGCGCTCACGTACCTGGAGCAATCCGGCACCGAGTACGCCGAGCGTGTTGCCCTGGCACTGCGCTCCGGGCAACGGCCTGGCATTACTGCGATGGCATCCGCATTCAAAGAGTTTGCCGGAGCGGGAAACATTGAGCTTGTTGCCCAGGAAACAGCAGGCGGGTTCCGCATCAACGGTACGCTCGCCTGGGCATCCAACCTGTACCCGGACGCCCTCCTCGTTACTGCAGTAAAAGACGAAAATGGCAAAAACTACATCGTGGCACTTGATGCCGACGCGCCAGGTGTGGAACTCGGCAAGCCATTCGGACTACTTGGCCTCAACGCCACCGCCTCAGCCTCGGTGAAATTCGACAACGCTTTTGTTCCGCACTCCCAAGTGCTCAGCGCAGATTTCGAGGAGTTCATGAGCGCGGTTCGGCCGACATTTGTGCTGCTGCAAGTAGCCGAATGCTTAGGTGTTGCTGAGGCAGCGATCACCGCTGCGCAAGGCCGACTGTTTGGGGTGAACCAGTCCCTGGCATCGGACGTGGCTGCGACGGCTCAGCGCGTCGGCAAGCTGGTGGCGCGACACGACGGACTCGTTGCCACAGGAGGCACGGCCGTCGACTTGCTGGAGCTGCGACTTGCTGCAGCGGAGGCAGCTGTGGATGCGGCAGCACTGGAAGTTCGTGTCGCTGGGGGCGCAGGATATGCCCGTGGTTCGGCGACATCGCGCCGCTTCCGTGAAGCTACGTTCATCCCCGTGCAGTCCCCGTCAGAGGCACAGCTGAGGTGGGAACTGGCGCAGCTGAAAGAACGGAGCGCAGCGTGA
- a CDS encoding flavin reductase family protein, which translates to MSITEFKQAVSRFPSGVTVVAAEVDGEKVGLTVSSFASLSLEPPMVLACIDSRSASLAKLLHATEVGISILSEHQADYARRFASKIEDRFESVSHHQRGGAVLLDDAAAWLTGSISSAITDGDHTILTFRVTDFAANDNVRPLFYVQGQLLSIA; encoded by the coding sequence GTGAGTATTACTGAATTCAAGCAGGCTGTCTCACGATTCCCCTCGGGCGTGACAGTAGTAGCTGCCGAGGTAGATGGTGAAAAAGTGGGGCTGACTGTGAGCTCCTTCGCCTCCCTGTCCCTGGAGCCGCCCATGGTGCTGGCGTGCATCGATTCGCGCAGCGCCTCCTTAGCCAAGCTGCTCCACGCCACCGAGGTCGGGATCTCCATCCTGTCCGAACACCAAGCCGACTACGCCCGCCGGTTTGCTAGCAAGATCGAGGATCGTTTCGAGTCCGTCAGCCACCACCAACGCGGAGGAGCGGTACTACTCGACGACGCGGCGGCGTGGCTCACCGGAAGCATCAGCTCGGCGATAACCGACGGCGACCACACGATCCTCACCTTCCGAGTCACCGATTTTGCTGCCAATGACAACGTGCGCCCCCTGTTTTATGTCCAAGGGCAGCTGCTGTCAATCGCGTGA
- a CDS encoding OsmC family protein, translating into MSELTPQHAPGTPLQAIDAEKLTELARKNVENPAGGRKAIRTHTEADGQFRNYTQIRDLAPVLVSEPPQLLGDDSAPNPTEVAQAALAACISVGIQAIATHRGVTLTKIAIDIESDIDISPTWGVGDLSDDKRPGVSDVRVKVELEGNADRETLDKIHRDAITWSPVVNTYTRPAKLTSELV; encoded by the coding sequence ATGTCAGAACTCACTCCACAGCACGCCCCAGGCACTCCACTCCAGGCCATCGATGCTGAGAAACTCACCGAACTGGCCCGCAAAAACGTGGAGAACCCAGCAGGTGGCCGCAAGGCGATCCGCACCCACACCGAAGCAGACGGACAATTCCGTAACTACACCCAAATCCGCGATCTAGCCCCAGTGCTGGTTTCCGAACCGCCGCAGCTGCTTGGCGACGACTCCGCCCCAAATCCCACCGAAGTGGCACAAGCCGCGCTGGCCGCATGCATCTCCGTGGGGATCCAAGCCATCGCCACCCACCGCGGAGTCACCCTGACCAAGATCGCCATCGATATCGAATCTGACATTGATATCTCTCCAACCTGGGGAGTTGGTGACCTCAGCGATGACAAGCGCCCAGGAGTCTCTGATGTGCGCGTCAAGGTAGAACTCGAAGGCAACGCTGACCGCGAGACACTCGACAAGATCCACCGCGATGCCATCACCTGGTCCCCGGTAGTCAACACCTACACCCGACCAGCAAAGCTCACCTCCGAACTGGTCTAG
- the trpS gene encoding tryptophan--tRNA ligase, whose translation MTDTAPQPEKKQRVLSGIQPTADSYHLGNYLGALKQWIDLQDGYDAFYFIPDLHAITVDQDPKELRARTVAGAAQLLALGIDPEKSTLFVQSHVHEHAELGWVLTCLTGFGEASRMTQFKDKSAKRGADRTSAGLFTYPMLMAADILLYRPQLVPVGEDQRQHLELTRTLAERFNARFKKTFVVPEGMIPEGAAKIYDLQDPTSKMSKSAANPKGCINLLDDPKVSAKRIKSAVTDNDGEIRYDKETKPGVSNLLVIQSALTGKSIDDLVAGYAGQGYGALKTDTADALEAFTTPLKAKYDEYMSDKGELERVLAVGAEKASEIAARTLADVYRNVGFLAPRRA comes from the coding sequence ATGACTGACACTGCACCACAGCCTGAGAAGAAACAACGAGTCCTATCCGGTATCCAGCCCACCGCTGATTCCTACCATCTAGGTAATTATCTCGGAGCTTTAAAGCAGTGGATTGATCTGCAGGACGGCTACGACGCGTTCTACTTCATCCCAGATCTCCATGCGATCACGGTGGATCAGGATCCGAAGGAGCTGCGCGCTCGCACTGTAGCGGGCGCGGCGCAGCTGCTGGCCTTGGGCATTGACCCAGAAAAGTCCACCCTGTTCGTGCAATCTCACGTGCACGAGCACGCCGAGCTCGGTTGGGTGCTCACCTGCCTCACCGGTTTTGGTGAGGCCTCCCGCATGACCCAGTTCAAAGACAAGTCCGCGAAGCGTGGGGCGGACCGAACCAGCGCTGGGCTGTTTACCTACCCCATGTTGATGGCCGCCGACATTTTGCTATACCGCCCGCAGCTAGTTCCGGTGGGGGAGGATCAGCGACAGCACCTGGAGCTCACCCGCACGCTGGCGGAGCGCTTTAATGCTCGCTTTAAGAAGACCTTCGTGGTTCCGGAAGGCATGATTCCGGAAGGCGCAGCTAAGATCTACGATCTGCAAGACCCGACGTCAAAGATGAGCAAGTCTGCGGCCAACCCGAAGGGCTGCATTAACCTGCTGGATGATCCTAAGGTGTCCGCTAAGCGCATTAAATCTGCTGTCACGGACAATGACGGCGAGATTCGCTACGACAAGGAAACCAAGCCGGGCGTGTCTAACCTGCTGGTGATCCAGTCGGCGCTGACTGGGAAATCCATCGACGACCTCGTCGCAGGATACGCGGGCCAAGGCTACGGAGCGCTCAAGACCGATACGGCCGATGCGCTGGAGGCCTTCACCACGCCACTGAAGGCCAAGTACGACGAGTATATGTCCGACAAAGGCGAGTTGGAGCGCGTCCTGGCAGTTGGGGCGGAAAAGGCCTCGGAGATTGCGGCCCGTACCCTGGCGGACGTGTACCGCAACGTGGGCTTCCTGGCCCCACGCCGGGCTTAA
- a CDS encoding YhjD/YihY/BrkB family envelope integrity protein: protein MASTRAKEQRTDEYGIERAHKDNPGAVDSLRLKWPWFDHIMRMNERFGTMGGNQYAAGITYFSVLSMFPILMLVFAGLGFVLANNQDLLTQVQNKIGEMASGEMGDTLNDILDTAINQRGAIASIGTLTALWSGLGWMNNLRYGVSKMWKVDPTKENFFMAKLKDLVGLFGLLLAFAIAFGVTAVGASGLTKQLIERFGLESVPGISLIAPTVAILVGLLANFLVFLWLIKFMPRAKVPMKSAVHAAMIGAVAFEVFKQLANMFFSKGLSNPAGATFGPIIGIMVLLYFIWRILLYCSAWAATTEESLAQAIVEVPEPAVIRVRNEVHTGAPRAAWAGLGAAVGLAGTALAAKLWSKDS from the coding sequence ATGGCGAGCACCAGGGCGAAAGAGCAGCGTACCGACGAATACGGTATTGAGCGGGCGCACAAAGATAACCCAGGCGCAGTTGATTCATTGCGACTCAAATGGCCCTGGTTCGACCACATTATGCGGATGAACGAGCGCTTCGGAACGATGGGCGGCAACCAGTACGCCGCGGGCATTACCTATTTTTCCGTGTTGTCGATGTTCCCGATCCTGATGCTGGTGTTTGCCGGGTTAGGCTTCGTGTTGGCCAACAATCAGGACCTGCTCACTCAAGTGCAGAACAAGATCGGTGAGATGGCGTCGGGGGAGATGGGCGATACCCTCAATGACATTTTGGATACCGCCATTAATCAGCGAGGCGCGATCGCAAGTATCGGTACCTTGACCGCCCTGTGGTCTGGTCTGGGGTGGATGAACAATCTGCGTTATGGCGTCTCCAAAATGTGGAAGGTCGACCCCACCAAGGAAAACTTCTTCATGGCGAAGCTCAAGGATCTGGTGGGGCTATTCGGACTGCTGCTGGCCTTTGCCATTGCGTTCGGAGTCACGGCCGTGGGGGCCAGTGGCCTGACCAAGCAGCTGATCGAGCGCTTCGGACTGGAAAGCGTCCCAGGAATCTCCCTGATCGCCCCAACGGTCGCCATCCTCGTTGGTTTGCTTGCTAACTTCCTGGTCTTTCTCTGGCTGATTAAGTTCATGCCACGCGCTAAGGTGCCGATGAAATCAGCGGTACATGCAGCGATGATCGGCGCCGTCGCCTTCGAGGTGTTCAAGCAGCTTGCGAACATGTTCTTCTCCAAGGGCCTATCCAACCCAGCGGGCGCTACCTTCGGTCCGATCATCGGCATCATGGTGCTGCTGTACTTCATTTGGCGCATCCTGCTGTACTGCTCCGCGTGGGCAGCAACTACGGAAGAATCCCTGGCGCAGGCCATCGTCGAAGTGCCGGAACCAGCCGTGATCCGGGTGCGCAATGAAGTTCACACCGGGGCGCCTCGTGCCGCATGGGCTGGGCTCGGCGCAGCCGTCGGTTTGGCCGGCACCGCCCTAGCTGCCAAACTCTGGAGCAAGGATTCATGA